The Nocardioides zeae genome includes the window AACCGGGTGCTCAGCGCTCCTCGGCGAGGGTCACGTCGATGCCGCCGAGCAGCGCCGCCGCGAGGTTGTAGAGGAACGCGCCGAGCGTCGCCATCGCGGTGATGAGCACGACGTCGACGGCCGCGATGAGCAGCGTGAGGCCCATGACCCGGGACATGCCCACGTAGCCCTCGATGTCGAAGCTGTCGGCGTCGGAGCCCACCACGTCGGCGATCGTCGAGTTGATGGAGTCCCACACGCCGGCGGCGTCGAGGACGGTCCAGACGATGAAGACGGAGACGACCGTGACGATCGCAAAGGCGATCGACAGCAGGAACGCCGTCTTCATCACCGACCACGGGTCGATGTGGGTCAGGCGCAGCCGCGCGCGACGCACGCGCCGCTTCTGCCGGGCCGCAGCCGCCGTGTCGGCGCCGGCCGCAGCGGAACCGGCGCCCTTGCCCGTCGGGCCGGAGCCGGGGGCCTTGCCTGCACCCGGGCCGACCTGGGTCGGCCGCACGGCCGTCCCGGTGCGGGAGTCGTCGGTCATCACGCCTCGCCTTCAGTTGCGTCCACGTCGGGCTCGTCGGTGCCCTCGCTGGTAGCGATTGTTGCATCCGCTGCCCCGTCGACCACCGGCTCCGCCGTCGCGGCGCTCTCCACCGGGTCGTCGGTGACCGGCTCGTCGCCCTCCGGCGCCGCGACGCCGCTCTCCTCGAGGACCTCCTCGGCGCGGGCCTCGAC containing:
- a CDS encoding DUF3566 domain-containing protein, with translation MTDDSRTGTAVRPTQVGPGAGKAPGSGPTGKGAGSAAAGADTAAAARQKRRVRRARLRLTHIDPWSVMKTAFLLSIAFAIVTVVSVFIVWTVLDAAGVWDSINSTIADVVGSDADSFDIEGYVGMSRVMGLTLLIAAVDVVLITAMATLGAFLYNLAAALLGGIDVTLAEER